One Vespa velutina chromosome 9, iVesVel2.1, whole genome shotgun sequence DNA segment encodes these proteins:
- the LOC124951463 gene encoding mucin-12-like isoform X2, whose product MWTKRQILHILIALILAFAEAEHYEIYEDQYRKSDIPFTCSEEGYHPDPHDCRVFYRCVDQGNGGPLTIFKFECGIDTVFSREKGNICIHPNDSERPECGGFENEIDSDIQNLSMDSYPSYSTSTTTIKITDSTHIATTTTTTEATTTTQDWTTTRRSDISTEFSTTTQPSTSESNQNETIGLGGVQCTTDGFLSDLQDCRKFYRCVDEGAGILRKYEFTCGVGTVWDPKIEGCNHAWAVTRDDCRQLQENGNTDSGQWNGDIGANGGQWNGDTGENGGQWNETPGTPGTPGTAGTPGSPGTSGTPGTAGTPGSTGILETPGSPGTPGTPGTPETAGSPGSTGTPGTSGSPGIPGTPGTPGTAGSPGSPGTSGTPGTAGTPGTPGTAGTPGSTGTPGTPGTAGRPGSPGTPGTPGSPGTTGTPGTPGTPGTTGTPGTPGIAGIHGYPGSPGSSGIPGSPGTSGTPGTAGTPGTPGTPGTPGTAGTPGSTGTPGTPGSSGTPGTPGTPGTAGRPGSPGTPGTPGSPGTIGTPGTPGTPGTTGTPGTPGIAGIPGYPGSPGSSGIPGSPGTSGTPGTAGTPGTPGTPGTPGTAGTPGSTGTPGTPGSSGTPGTPGTPGTAGRPGSPGTPGTPGSPGTIGTPGTPGTPGTTGTPGTPGIAGIPGYPGSPGSSGIPGSPGTSGTPGTAGTPGTPGTPGTPGTAGTPGSTGTPGTPGSSGTPGTPGTPGTAGRPGSPGTPGTPGSPGTIGTPGTPGTPGTTGTPGTPGIAGIPGYPGSPGSSGIPGSPGTSGTPGTAGTPGTPGTAGTPGTPGTPGTPGTAGTPGSTGTPGTPGSPETPGTPGSPETAGTPGTPGSPGTPGTPGTPGSPGTPGTPGTPGTAGSPGSPGTPGTPGSSGTPGLPGTSDIPGTTVIPGSSDISGSPVTSETPSSTDTSDTPIIPSTSGICIEEGFFPDPKNCRKFYRCVKDSNEFIKYDFECGVGTVWDSTIQSCNHEYNVPNCTSNAEVDLTTPDTSVNEIDSSTPLSSSEQQQVGTSRPTQGTTLASTSVSYLPPETTTTFTRPEDSATSAATDRPGTSGTLRPPGPISPGITGAPGSDGIPGTTGTDGTPGTSGTPGTAGTPGSPGTAGTPGSTGTPGTPGTAGSPGSPGIPGTPGTPGTTGTPGTPGIVGTPSSPGTPGTPGMAEIPGYPGSPGSSGTPGSSGTVGTPGFPGTPGTPGSSGTPGLPGTSDIPGTTIIPGSSDISGSPVTSETPSSTDTSDTPIIPSTPGICIEEGFFPDPKNCRKFYRCVKDSNEFIKYDFECGVGTVWDSTIQSCNHEYNVPNCTSNAEVDLTTPDSSVNEIDFSTPLSSSEHQQVDTSRPTQGTTLTSTSVSYLPPETTTTFTRPEDSATSTATDRPVISGTPGLTGPISPGSPASPGSPGIPGSFGTPASPGTPGSPGLPGTPGIPGTPGSPGSPGTPGSVESSGSLGTPGTPGTPGTPGTPGAPGSPGTPGTPSTPGTSDIPGTSVIPGSSDISGSPVTSETPSSNDTSDIPNIPSTPGICIEEGFFPDPKNCRKFYRCVKDSNEFIKYDFECGVGTVWDSTIQSCNHDYNVPNCTSNAEGDLTSPDSSVNEIDSSTPLNSSEQQQVSTSRPTQGTTLASTLVSYLPPETTTEGSTTTFTRPEDSATSTATDKPGISGTPGPTGPISPGSPGSPGSPGIPGSPGIPGTPGIPGIPGSPASPGTPGSVESSGSPGTSGTPGTPGTPGTPGTPGTPGTPGTPGSPGSPGTPGTPSTPGTSDIPGTSVIPGSSDISGSPVTSETPSSTDTSDTPIIPSTPGICIEEGFFPDPKNCRKFYRCVKDSNEFIKYDFECGVGTVWDSTIQSCNHDYNVPNCTSNAEGDLTSPDSSVNEIDSSTPLSSSEQQQVSTSRPTQGTTLASTSVSYLPPETTTDVSTTTFTKPEDSATSTATDTPGISGTPGPTGPISPGSPGSPGSPGIPGSLGTPSSPGTPGSPGLPGTPGIPGTPGSPGSPGTPGNVESSGSPGTSGTPGTPGTPGTPGTPGTPGSPGSPGTPGIPSTPGTSDIPGTSVIPGSSDISGSPVTSETPSSNDTSDIPIIPSTPGICIEEGFFPDPKNCRKFYRCVKDSNEFIKYDFECGVGTVWDSTIQSCNHDYNVPNCTSNAEGDLTSPDSSVNEIDSSTPLSSSEQQQVNTSRPTQGTTLASTSVSYLPPETTTEGSTTPFTKPEDSATSTATDTPGISGTPGPTGPISPGSPGSPGSPGIPGSLGTPASPGTPGSPGLPGTPGIPGTPGSPGSPGTPGSVESSGSPGTPGTPGTPGTPGTPGSPGSPGIPGIPGTPGTSDIPGTSVIPGSSDISGSPVTSETPSSNDTSDIPIISITPGVCIEEGFFPDPKNCRKFYRCAKDSNEFIKYDFECGVGTVWDSTIQSCNHDYNVPNCTSNAEGDLTSPDSSVNEIDSSTPLSSSEQQQVNTSRPTQGTTLASTSVSYLPPETTTDVSTTTFTKPEDSATSTATDTPGISGTLGPTGPISPGSPGAPGTLETPSNSVTPDSTVITSNSDLCNKEGFFSDPGSCQKFYRCVKEGNTFMKYVFECAIGTVWDSRIQSCNYDYNVPNCRSNAGVDMTTPDSSINEIDSINGSSTNGQSEVSTSKPMESTTSSIFSSTTITTTTNHEAQSMIPTTIISTSYLPPSISEIISSTQMTSSTKPPEVTSQITSASYLPPISTMQSNDVGQSTTISQQISTTPSSTGQVGTSDCNTESFIPNPNDCKKFYRCVSHQSGFVRYEFQCGPGTAWDQSIQTCNYIEQVSSCMINNNEIVGEQGSTSTTNSSKTPATINEKPGQTTIKPSSTYIPTTSDMNEVQFTSTKSENMQLLAGSTTESMSSSKPPYPISSSPSESTVSSSESNTESSNMVKPPCTTSEINNTIVCNEEGFYPHPMYCEKFYRCVNNGKGFNVYHFNCPPSTIFDPSISACNYPESVYPARDCTTLAAEPSSSGNDIITQSTTISEATEESSSTESSTTQINTEMSTGTTTSMVEFTTTGISTEMTSMTSEQTTSGEITSMSSTESFTPTVTERLTEPTLSSTEQTTESTSFTEQTTESTTSSIEQTTESTVSSTEQTTESTVSFTEQTTESTSSTEQTTESTVSSTEQTTESTSSTEQTTESTVSSTEQTTESIVSSTEKTTESTSSTEQTTESTISSTEQTTESTSSTEQTTESTVSSTEQTTESTVSSTEKTTESTSSTEQTTESTISSTEQTTESTSSTEQTTESTVSSTEQTTELTEESSMSSTQSEALASESTTEQFTTESQKQSTTEYQEQSTTDSSEQSTTESQEPSTTESQESITQIQEGSTTESDESTSTTKEPSMVTPCPIGNLTDEQITLICPTGFRKHPRYCNLFYQCTIEGNMEIKILVLSCPENTIFDEQKIQCLPENETNQGCTGLRANARFYRKLEENSITPVKVSSQPLCPDIGHYPYRQGCSNTFYKCKRDSRDNLQGYFYKCPANFIYWSVSRRCERATRLPMCTHLAYRKNDFWDSRWQLPVEDINLSARALRLF is encoded by the exons ATGTGGACGAAACGGCAAATTCTGCATATTTTGATAGCCCTGATCTTGGCATTTGCAGAAGCAG AACACTATGAGATTTATGAAGATCAATATAGAAAAAGTGATATCCCTTTCACCTGTTCCGAGGAAGGCTATCATCCTGATCCACACGACTGCAGAGTTTTCTACAGATGCGTCGATCAAGGCAATGGTGGTCCTTTGACAATCTTTAAGTTCGAATGTGGAATTGACACAGTATTTTccagagaaaaaggaaatatatgcATTCATCCAAATGATAGTGAACGACCAGAATGTGGTGGATTTGAGAATGAAATAGATTCTGATATTCAAAATCTCAGTATGGATTCATACCCATCTTATTCTACGTCCACAACAACCATTAAAATCACGGATAGTACACATATAGCTACAACAACCACTACAACAGAGGCTACAACAACTACCCAAGATTGGACGACTACGAGAAGATCTGATATTAGTACCGAATTTTCAACAACTACACAGCCATCAACATCTGAATCAAATCAAAATGAGACGATTGGTCTAGGAGGAGTACAATGTACTACTGATGGATTTTTATCTGATTTACAAGActgtagaaaattttatagatGTGTAGACGAAGGTGCTGgaatattacgaaaatatgAGTTTACTTGTGGAGTAGGAACTGTTTGGGATCCGAAGATCGAAGGATGCAACCATGCTTGGGCAGTTACGAGAGATGACTGCCGACAACTCCAAGAAAATGGCAATACAGATAGCGGACAATGGAATGGCGATATAGGAGCTAATGGGGGACAATGGAATGGAGATACAGGAGAAAATGGAGGACAATGGAATG AAACACCAGGTACTCCTGGTACTCCTGGAACAGCTGGCACCCCTGGCTCTCCTGGAACATCAGGAACTCCTGGAACAGCTGGCACTCCTGGTTCCACTGGAATACTAGAAACTCCTGGATCTCCTGGAACACCCGGAACACCAGGTACACCTGAAACAGCTGGCAGTCCTGGTTCCACTGGAACACCAGGTACTTCTGGATCTCCTGGAATACCCGGAACACCAGGTACTCCTGGAACAGCTGGCAGTCCTGGCTCTCCTGGAACATCAGGTACTCCTGGAACAGCTGGCACTCCTGGTACCCCTGGAACAGCAGGCACTCCCGGTTCCACTGGAACACCAGGTACTCCTGGAACAGCTGGCCGTCCTGGTTCCCCTGGAACACCAGGTACTCCTGGATCCCCTGGAACAACAGGAACACCAGGTACTCCTGGAACGCCTGGAACAACAGGTACTCCAGGAACACCAGGCATAGCTGGAATACATGGATACCCTGGTTCTCCTGGATCATCTGGCATCCCTGGCTCTCCTGGAACATCAGGTACTCCAGGAACAGCTGGCACTCCAGGTACCCCTGGAACACCAGGAACTCCTGGAACAGCTGGCACTCCCGGTTCCACTGGAACACCAGGTACTCCTGGATCTTCTGGAACACCCGGAACACCAGGTACTCCTGGAACAGCTGGCCGTCCTGGTTCCCCTGGAACACCAGGTACTCCTGGATCCCCTGGAACAATAGGAACACCAGGTACTCCTGGAACGCCTGGAACAACAGGTACTCCAGGAACACCAGGCATAGCTGGAATACCTGGCTACCCTGGATCTCCTGGATCATCTGGCATCCCTGGCTCTCCTGGAACATCAGGTACTCCAGGAACAGCTGGCACTCCTGGTACCCCTGGAACACCAGGAACTCCTGGAACAGCTGGCACTCCCGGTTCCACTGGAACACCAGGTACTCCTGGATCTTCTGGAACACCCGGAACACCAGGTACTCCTGGAACAGCTGGCCGTCCTGGTTCCCCTGGAACACCAGGTACTCCTGGATCCCCTGGAACAATAGGAACACCAGGTACTCCTGGAACGCCTGGAACAACAGGTACTCCAGGAACACCAGGCATAGCTGGAATACCTGGCTACCCTGGATCTCCTGGATCATCTGGCATCCCTGGCTCTCCTGGAACATCAGGTACTCCAGGAACAGCTGGCACTCCTGGTACCCCTGGAACACCAGGAACTCCTGGAACAGCTGGCACTCCCGGTTCCACTGGAACACCAGGTACTCCTGGATCTTCTGGAACACCCGGAACACCAGGTACTCCTGGAACAGCTGGCCGTCCTGGTTCCCCTGGAACACCAGGTACTCCTGGATCCCCTGGAACAATAGGAACACCAGGTACTCCTGGAACGCCTGGAACAACAGGTACTCCAGGAACACCAGGCATAGCTGGAATACCTGGCTACCCTGGATCTCCTGGATCATCTGGCATCCCTGGCTCTCCTGGAACATCAGGTACTCCTGGAACAGCTGGCACTCCCGGTACTCCTGGAACAGCTGGAACTCCTGGTACCCCTGGAACACCAGGAACTCCTGGAACAGCAGGCACTCCCGGTTCCACTGGAACACCAGGTACTCCTGGATCTCCTGAAACACCAGGTACTCCTGGATCTCCTGAAACAGCCGGAACACCAGGTACTCCTGGATCTCCTGGAACACCCGGAACACCAGGTACTCCTGGATCTCCTGGAACACCCGGAACACCAGGTACTCCTGGAACAGCTGGCAGTCCTGGTTCCCCTGGAACACCAGGTACTCCTGGATCTTCTGGAACACCAGGTCTACCTGGTACATCTGACATTCCTGGAACCACAGTTATTCCTGGTAGTTCAGACATATCTGGAAGTCCTGTTACTTCAGAAACTCCGAGCAGCACTGATACGTCAGATACCCCTATTATACCGAGTACTTCAGGTATATGCATCGAAGAGGGATTCTTCCCTGATCCAAAGAATTGtcgtaaattttatcgatgtgTAAAAGATAGCAAtgaattcataaaatatgattttgaaTGTGGTGTTGGAACAGTTTGGGATTCCACTATACAAAGTTGCAATCATGAGTACAATGTACCGAATTGTACAAGTAATGCTGAAGTGGATTTAACAACACCTGATACTTCTGTCAATGAAATAGACTCTTCTACTCCTTTAAGTTCAAGTGAACAGCAACAAGTAGGCACATCCAGGCCAACTCAAGGCACAACACTAGCTAGTACTTCAGTGTCATACCTTCCCCCTGAAACGACTACGACGTTTACAAGACCAGAAGATTCGGCAACATCGGCAGCAACTGACAGACCTGGTACTTCTGGAACTCTACGTCCTCCCGGTCCAATTTCTCCTGGAATAACTGGAGCACCAGGTAGTGATGGTATACCTGGCACAACTGGAACTGATGGGACTCCTGGAACATCAGGTACTCCTGGAACAGCTGGCACTCCTGGTTCCCCTGGAACAGCTGGCACTCCTGGTTCCACTGGAACACCAGGAACCCCTGGAACAGCTGGCAGTCCTGGTTCTCCTGGAATACCAGGTACTCCTGGAACCCCTGGAACAACAGGAACACCAGGTACTCCTGGCATAGTTGGAACACCTAGCTCTCCTGGTACACCAGGAACACCAGGCATGGCTGAAATACCTGGCTACCCTGGTTCTCCTGGATCATCTGGCACTCCTGGTTCCTCTGGAACAGTTGGCACTCCTGGTTTCCCTGGAACACCAGGTACTCCTGGATCTTCTGGAACACCAGGTCTACCTGGTACATCTGACATTCCTGGAACCACAATTATTCCTGGTAGTTCAGACATATCTGGAAGTCCTGTTACTTCAGAAACTCCGAGCAGCACTGATACGTCAGATACCCCTATTATACCGAGTACTCCAGGTATATGCATCGAAGAGGGATTCTTCCCTGATCCAAAGAATTGTCGTAAATTCTATAGATGTGTAAAAGATAGCAAtgaattcataaaatatgattttgaaTGTGGTGTTGGAACAGTTTGGGATTCCACTATACAAAGTTGCAATCATGAGTACAATGTACCGAATTGTACAAGTAATGCTGAAGTAGATTTAACAACACCTGATTCTTCTGTCAATGAAATAGACTTTTCTACTCCTTTAAGTTCAAGTGAACACCAACAAGTAGACACATCTAGGCCTACTCAAGGCACAACACTAACTAGTACTTCAGTGTCATACCTTCCCCCGGAAACGACTACGACGTTTACAAGACCAGAAGATTCGGCAACATCGACAGCAACTGACAGACCTGTTATTTCTGGAACTCCAGGACTTACCGGACCCATCTCTCCTGGATCACCTGCTTCACCTGGATCACCTGGCATTCCTGGATCATTTGGTACTCCTGCATCACCTGGAACTCCTGGCTCACCTGGATTACCTGGTACTCCTGGAATACCTGGCACTCCAGGGAGCCCAGGTTCACCTGGTACACCCGGTAGTGTTGAATCCTCTGGCAGCCTGGGAACCCCTGGTACGCCTGGAACCCCTGGTACACCTGGAACACCAGGCGCACCTGGATCACCTGGTACTCCTGGAACACCTAGTACTCCTGGTACGTCTGATATTCCTGGAACCTCAGTTATTCCTGGTAGTTCAGACATATCTGGAAGTCCTGTTACTTCAGAAACTCCAAGCAGCAATGATACGTCGGATATCCCTAATATACCGAGTACTCCAGGTATATGCATCGAAGAGGGATTCTTCCCTGATCCAAAGAATTGtcgtaaattttatcgatgtgTAAAAGATAGCAAtgaattcataaaatatgattttgaGTGCGGTGTTGGAACTGTTTGGGATTCCACGATACAAAGTTGTAATCATGACTACAACGTACCAAATTGTACAAGTAATGCTGAAGGGGATTTAACATCACCTGATTCTTCTGTCAATGAAATAGACTCTTCTACTCCTTTAAATTCAAGTGAACAGCAACAAGTAAGCACATCCAGGCCTACTCAAGGCACAACACTAGCTAGTACTTTAGTGTCATACCTTCCCCCGGAAACGACTACAGAAGGCTCGACTACGACGTTTACAAGACCAGAAGATTCGGCAACATCGACAGCAACTGACAAACCTGGTATTTCTGGAACTCCAGGCCCTACCGGACCCATCTCTCCTGGATCACCTGGTTCACCTGGATCACCTGGTATTCCTGGCTCACCTGGAATCCCTGGTACTCCTGGAATACCTGGCATTCCAGGAAGCCCAGCTTCACCTGGTACACCCGGTAGTGTTGAATCCTCTGGCAGCCCGGGAACATCTGGTACGCCTGGAACCCCTGGTACGCCTGGAACCCCTGGTACGCCTGGAACCCCTGGTACACCTGGAACACCAGGCTCACCTGGATCACCTGGTACTCCTGGAACACCTAGTACTCCTGGTACATCTGATATTCCTGGAACCTCAGTTATTCCTGGTAGTTCAGACATATCTGGAAGTCCTGTTACTTCAGAAACTCCGAGCAGCACTGATACGTCAGATACCCCTATTATACCGAGTACTCCAGGTATATGCATCGAAGAGGGATTCTTCCCTGATCCAAAGAATTGtcgtaaattttatcgatgtgTAAAAGATAGCAAtgaattcataaaatatgattttgaGTGCGGTGTTGGAACTGTTTGGGATTCCACGATACAAAGTTGTAATCATGACTACAACGTACCAAATTGTACAAGTAATGCTGAAGGGGATTTAACATCACCTGACTCTTCTGTCAATGAAATAGACTCTTCTACTCCTTTAAGTTCAAGTGAACAGCAACAAGTAAGCACATCCAGGCCTACTCAAGGCACAACACTAGCTAGTACTTCAGTGTCATACCTTCCCCCGGAAACGACAACAGATGTCTCGACTACGACGTTTACAAAACCAGAAGATTCGGCAACATCGACAGCAACTGACACACCTGGTATTTCTGGAACTCCAGGTCCTACCGGACCAATCTCTCCTGGATCACCTGGTTCACCTGGATCACCTGGTATTCCTGGATCGCTTGGTACTCCTTCATCACCTGGAACTCCTGGCTCACCTGGATTACCTGGTACTCCTGGAATACCTGGCACTCCAGGAAGCCCAGGTTCACCTGGTACACCCGGTAATGTTGAATCCTCTGGCAGCCCGGGAACATCTGGTACGCCTGGAACCCCTGGTACGCCTGGAACCCCTGGTACACCTGGAACACCAGGCTCACCTGGATCACCTGGTACTCCTGGAATACCTAGTACTCCTGGTACGTCTGATATTCCTGGAACCTCAGTTATTCCTGGTAGTTCAGACATATCTGGAAGTCCTGTTACTTCAGAAACTCCAAGCAGCAATGATACGTCGGATATCCCTATTATACCGAGTACTCCAGGTATATGCATCGAAGAGGGATTCTTCCCTGATCCAAAGAATTGtcgtaaattttatcgatgtgTAAAAGATAGCAAtgaattcataaaatatgattttgaGTGCGGTGTTGGAACTGTTTGGGATTCCACGATACAAAGTTGTAATCATGACTACAACGTACCAAATTGTACAAGTAATGCTGAAGGGGATTTAACATCACCTGATTCTTCTGTCAATGAAATAGACTCTTCTACTCCTTTAAGTTCAAGTGAACAGCAACAAGTAAACACATCCAGGCCTACTCAAGGCACAACACTAGCTAGTACTTCAGTGTCATACCTTCCCCCGGAAACGACAACAGAAGGCTCGACTACGCCGTTTACAAAACCAGAAGATTCGGCAACATCGACAGCAACTGACACACCTGGTATTTCTGGAACTCCAGGTCCTACCGGACCAATCTCTCCTGGATCACCTGGTTCACCTGGATCACCTGGTATTCCTGGATCACTTGGTACTCCTGCATCACCTGGAACTCCTGGCTCACCTGGATTACCTGGTACTCCTGGAATACCTGGCACTCCAGGAAGTCCAGGTTCACCTGGTACACCCGGTAGTGTTGAATCCTCTGGCAGCCCGGGAACCCCTGGTACGCCTGGAACCCCTGGTACACCTGGAACACCAGGCTCACCTGGATCACCTGGTATTCCTGGAATACCTGGTACTCCTGGTACATCTGACATTCCTGGAACCTCAGTTATTCCTGGTAGTTCAGACATATCTGGAAGTCCTGTTACTTCAGAAACTCCAAGCAGCAATGATACGTCGGATATCCCTATTATATCGATTACTCCAGGTGTATGCATTGAAGAGGGTTTCTTCCCCGATCCAAAGAATTGtcgtaaattttatcgatgtgCAAAAGATAGCAAtgaattcataaaatatgattttgaGTGTGGTGTTGGAACTGTTTGGGATTCCACGATACAAAGTTGTAATCATGACTACAACGTACCAAATTGTACAAGTAATGCTGAAGGGGATTTAACATCACCTGACTCTTCTGTCAATGAAATAGACTCTTCTACTCCTTTAAGTTCAAGTGAACAGCAACAAGTAAACACATCCAGGCCTACTCAAGGCACAACACTAGCTAGTACTTCAGTGTCATACCTTCCCCCGGAAACGACAACAGATGTCTCAACTACGACGTTTACAAAACCAGAAGATTCGGCAACATCGACAGCAACTGACACACCTGGTATTTCTGGAACTCTAGGTCCTACTGGACCCATCTCTCCTGGATCACCTGGTGCTCCTGGTACTTTGGAAACCCCTAGCAACTCTGTCACTCCAGATTCCACAGTTATTACAAGTAATTCAGATCTATGTAATAAAGAAGGATTCTTCTCTGATCCTGGTAGTTGCCAGAAATTCTATCGATGTGTAAAAGAAGGCAATACATTCATGAAATATGTATTTGAATGTGCCATTGGTACTGTTTGGGATTCCCGCATACAAAGTTGTAATTACGATTACAACGTACCAAATTGTAGGAGTAACGCTGGTGTCGACATGACAACACCCGATTCTTCTATCAATGAAATAGATTCTATTAATGGTTCAAGTACAAATGGACAGTCTGAAGTAAGTACTAGTAAACCTATGGAAAGTACAACATCTTCAATCTTTAGTTCTACTACAATAACAACTACTACTAATCATGAGGCACAATCTATGATTCCAACAACAATTATATCTACATCTTATTTACCACCATCAATTTCTGAAATAATTAGTAGTACACAAATGACTTCTAGTACTAAACCTCCCGAAGTTACATCACAAATAACATCAGCCTCATACTTACCTCCTATCAGTACTATGCAGTCAAATGACGTTGGTCAATCTACAACTATATCACAACAGATAAGTACTACTCCATCAAGTACTGGCCAAGTAGGAACGTCGGATTGTAATACAGAAAGTTTCATCCCAAACCCTAATGATTGCAAGAAGTTTTATCGATGTGTCAGTCATCAATCCGGATTTGTAAGATATGAATTTCAGTGCGGTCCTGGTACTGCTTGGGACCAAAGTATACAAAcatgtaattatattgaacAAGTCAGTTCCTgcatgataaataataatgaaatagtaGGAGAACAAGGTTCTACCTCAACTACTAATTCTAGTAAAACACCTGCAACTATTAATGAAAAACCTGGACAGACTACAATAAAACCCTCCTCAACTTATATACCAACAACTTCTGACATGAATGAAGTTCAGTTTACATCTACTAAGTCTGAAAATATGCAGTTACTTGCAGGATCAACTACTGAAAGTATGTCGTCTTCTAAACCGCCATATCCAATTTCATCTTCCCCGTCTGAATCGACAGTTTCATCTTCTGAATCAAACACAGAATCATCTAATATGGTCAAACCGCCCTGCACGACATccgaaattaataatacaatagttTGTAATGAAGAAGGATTTTATCCGCATCCAATGTACTGTGAAAAATTCTATCGTTGCGTTAACAATGGAAAAGGATTTAACGTCTATCACTTTAATTGTCCACCGAGTACTATATTCGATCCCAGTATAAGCGCATGTAATTATCCGGAATCAGTCTATCCAGCAAGAGATTGTACTACATTAGCAGCAGAGCCAAGTTCATCTGGTAATGATATTATAACACAATCTACGACAATATCAGAAGCAACAGAAGAATCTTCGTCCACTGAGAGTTCAACAACGCAAATTAATACCGAAATGTCTACAGGAACTACAACATCAATGGTAGAATTTACAACCACGGGAATTTCAACAGAAATGACATCGATGACATCGGAACAAACAACTTCCGGGGAAATTACATCCATGTCCAGTACTGAATCATTTACTCCAACAGTGACCGAAAGATTAACAGAACCAACATTAAGTTCCACTGAACAAACGACAGAATCAACAAGTTTCACTGAACAAACGACAGAATCAACAACAAGTTCCATTGAACAAACAACAGAATCAACTGTAAGTTCCACTGAACAAACAACAGAATCAACTGTAAGTTTCACTGAACAAACAACAGAATCAACTAGTTCCACTGAACAAACAACAGAATCAACTGTAAGTTCCACTGAACAAACAACAGAATCAACTAGTTCCACTGAACAAACGACTGAATCAACAGTAAGTTCCACTGAACAAACAACAGAATCAATTGTAAGTTCTACTGAAAAAACAACAGAATCAACTAGTTCAACTGAACAAACAACAGAATCAACTATAAGTTCCACTGAACAAACAACAGAATCAACTAGTTCCACTGAACAAACGACTGAATCTACAGTAAGTTCCACTGAACAAACAACAGAATCAACTGTAAGTTCCACTGAAAAAACAACAGAATCAACTAGTTCAACTGAACAAACAACAGAATCAACTATAAGTTCCACTGAACAAACAACAGAATCAACTAGTTCCACTGAACAAACGACTGAATCAACAGTAAGTTCCACTGAACAAACAACAGAATTAACAGAAGAATCGTCTATGAGTTCTACGCAATCAGAAGCACTTGCTAGTGAATCAACAACGGAACAATTTACTACAGAATCTCAAAAACAGTCAACAACTGAATATCAAGAACAATCAACGACTGATAGTTCAGAACAATCTACTACAGAATCTCAAGAACCATCCACCACAGAATCTCAAGAGTCGATTACACAGATACAAGAGGGATCTACTACGGAATCAGATGAATCGACTTCTACAACCAAAGAACCTTCGATGGTGACACCTTGTCCTATTGGAAATTTAACTGATGAACAAATAACTCTTATTTGTCCCACAGGATTCCGTAAACATCCGCGATATTGTAATTTGTTCTACCAATGTACCATTGAAGGTAATATGGAAATCAAGATTCTCGTTTTAAGTTGTCCCGAAAATACTATCTTCGACGAGCAAAAAATTCAATGTCTTCCTGAAAATGAAACCAATCAAGGTTGTACGGGTCTTCGTGCCAATGCTAGATTTTACAGAAAGTTAGAAGAAAATTCTATAACACCA GTGAAAGTCTCATCGCAACCTTTATGTCCTGACATTGGACATTATCCATATCGGCAGGGTTGCAGCAACACATTTTATAAATGCAAACGAGACAGTAGAGATAATTTGcaaggatatttttataaatgtccTGCGAACTTCATTTATTGGTCGGTTTCTAGAAGATGTGAACGTGCTACTCGTCTACCTATGTGCACACATTTAGCATACAGGAAGAATGATTTTTGGGACAGTCGATGGCAATTACCAGTCGAAGACATCAATCTTTCCGCGAGAGCATTGCGTCTCTTTTGA